The following proteins are co-located in the Bordetella bronchialis genome:
- a CDS encoding ABC transporter permease — protein sequence MNGRLLARKLVRAVLTVWVVVTFTFVALNLSGDPIEALVGDQASPEVIQQYRARFGLDRPLWEQYVSYLANLARGDFGLSLSDQKPATQLIEAALPYTLRLGLTAFGIGLALGLALGIVAALNRNRAVDRFVMSFAVLGFSLPNFFLGILLILLFSLKLRLLPSAGADTPWHLVLPAITLGTHFAGVFARFTRSAMLEVLNRQYMVAARARGTPRMRRVLWHALPNAAIPIVTIAGLKLGDLVAGSIIVETVFGWPGVGRLLVGSVTSRDFAVVQAILILTAVTMVLTNLAVDFIYTLLDPRMRAARKDG from the coding sequence ATGAACGGGCGCCTGCTGGCACGCAAGCTGGTGCGCGCCGTGCTCACCGTATGGGTCGTCGTCACCTTTACCTTTGTGGCGCTGAATCTGTCGGGCGACCCCATCGAGGCCCTGGTCGGCGACCAGGCCTCGCCCGAGGTCATCCAGCAGTATCGCGCCCGGTTCGGGCTGGACCGGCCGCTCTGGGAACAATACGTCTCGTATCTCGCCAATCTGGCGCGCGGGGATTTCGGCCTGTCGCTGTCGGACCAGAAGCCCGCCACGCAATTGATCGAGGCCGCCCTGCCCTACACCCTGCGCCTGGGCCTGACCGCCTTCGGCATCGGCCTGGCGCTGGGCCTGGCACTGGGCATCGTCGCGGCGCTGAACCGCAACCGCGCGGTGGACCGTTTCGTCATGAGCTTCGCGGTGCTGGGCTTCAGCCTGCCCAATTTCTTTTTAGGCATCCTGTTGATCCTGCTGTTCTCGCTGAAGCTTCGCCTGCTGCCCAGCGCCGGGGCGGACACGCCCTGGCACCTGGTCCTGCCGGCGATCACGCTGGGCACGCACTTCGCGGGGGTATTCGCCCGGTTCACCCGCTCGGCGATGCTGGAGGTCCTGAATCGCCAATACATGGTGGCGGCCCGCGCCAGGGGCACGCCGCGGATGCGCCGGGTGCTGTGGCACGCGCTGCCCAATGCCGCCATCCCCATCGTCACCATCGCCGGCCTGAAGCTGGGCGACCTGGTCGCGGGATCCATCATCGTCGAGACGGTGTTCGGCTGGCCAGGGGTGGGACGGTTGCTGGTCGGTTCGGTCACGTCACGGGACTTCGCCGTGGTCCAGGCCATTCTGATCCTGACCGCCGTCACGATGGTCCTGACCAACCTGGCCGTCGACTTCATCTACACGCTGCTCGATCCGCGCATGCGCGCGGCGCGCAAGGACGGTTAG
- a CDS encoding glycerophosphodiester phosphodiesterase, giving the protein MNTNRPLVIAHRGDSAHHVENTLTAYRGAVDIGADVVESDARLSRDGSVFACHDATLQRIAGDARAVADMTAAELRAVALAGGERLAPLPRTLMEIAPRRPVLIDVKTPDLPLIEAIARDVKGSDAAARVWIGVRDPAQMALARVLLPGARLLAFLPDYGRAQEFERAGAHAYRVWEGDIDDPVARRVLAERPAWITLGGKGTPCAVGDTSTARLSRILALRPRAVLLNDPGLLTRAAAPSLPEAT; this is encoded by the coding sequence ATGAACACGAACCGCCCCCTGGTCATCGCCCACCGCGGCGACTCCGCCCACCATGTCGAAAACACGCTGACCGCGTATCGCGGCGCTGTCGACATCGGCGCGGACGTCGTCGAAAGCGACGCCCGCCTGAGCCGGGACGGCAGCGTGTTCGCCTGCCACGACGCGACCCTGCAGCGTATCGCCGGCGACGCGCGCGCGGTGGCCGACATGACGGCGGCCGAACTGCGGGCGGTCGCCCTGGCGGGCGGCGAGCGGCTTGCGCCCTTGCCACGGACACTGATGGAAATCGCGCCGCGCCGACCGGTGCTGATCGATGTGAAGACCCCGGACCTGCCGCTGATCGAGGCCATCGCGCGCGACGTGAAGGGCAGCGATGCCGCGGCCAGGGTATGGATAGGCGTGCGCGATCCGGCGCAGATGGCGCTGGCCCGGGTCTTGTTGCCCGGCGCGCGCCTGCTTGCCTTCCTGCCCGATTACGGCCGCGCGCAAGAATTCGAGCGTGCCGGCGCCCATGCCTACCGGGTGTGGGAGGGCGACATCGACGACCCCGTCGCGCGCCGTGTGCTGGCCGAACGGCCCGCCTGGATCACGCTGGGGGGCAAGGGCACGCCGTGCGCGGTGGGCGACACGAGCACCGCCCGGCTGTCCCGGATCCTGGCGCTGCGCCCGCGCGCCGTGCTGTTGAACGATCCCGGCTTGCTGACACGCGCGGCGGCGCCATCCCTGCCGGAGGCCACATGA
- a CDS encoding ABC transporter ATP-binding protein encodes MTPRASIPPLLEVSGLRRYFDGARTLFGTGAGIRAVEDVSFYVRTGETLGLVGESGCGKSTTGRLIVGLDRPTRGAIRFKGQDLASLGAAQWRAKRREVQIVFQNPLSALDPRLSIGRQLREPLDLHGIGPAAGRDAAVDGLMQAVSLPAALKDRFPHQISGGQAQRAVIARALALQPSLIVCDEPVSALDVSVQETVVTLLERLQRERGIAYLFISHDLRVVRRLSHRVAVMYLGQIVEEADTDDLYETPRHPYTQALLSAIPDISAASRRGGTRRIVLKGDPPSPARPPGGCHFHTRCPYARERCTKEMPTLRPLAMGHAARCHFAEEIGA; translated from the coding sequence ATGACCCCGCGCGCATCCATACCGCCCCTGCTGGAAGTCAGCGGCCTGCGGCGCTATTTCGACGGCGCGCGCACACTGTTCGGCACGGGCGCCGGCATACGCGCCGTGGAAGACGTGTCCTTCTACGTGCGGACCGGCGAAACCCTGGGCCTGGTGGGCGAGAGCGGTTGCGGCAAATCCACCACCGGCCGCCTGATCGTGGGCCTGGACCGTCCCACGCGCGGCGCCATCCGGTTCAAGGGCCAGGACCTGGCATCCCTGGGCGCCGCGCAATGGCGCGCCAAGCGGCGCGAGGTCCAGATCGTTTTCCAGAACCCCTTGTCCGCGCTGGACCCGCGCCTGTCCATCGGCCGGCAATTGCGCGAGCCGCTGGACCTGCACGGCATCGGCCCGGCCGCCGGACGCGACGCCGCCGTCGACGGGCTGATGCAGGCGGTCTCGCTACCCGCGGCATTGAAGGACCGCTTCCCGCACCAGATCAGCGGCGGCCAGGCCCAGCGCGCGGTCATCGCCCGCGCCCTGGCGCTACAGCCCAGCCTGATCGTCTGCGACGAACCGGTTTCAGCCCTGGACGTGTCCGTGCAGGAAACGGTCGTCACGCTGCTGGAACGGCTGCAGCGCGAGCGCGGCATCGCCTACCTGTTCATTTCGCACGACCTGCGTGTGGTGCGCCGGCTGTCGCATCGCGTCGCCGTCATGTACCTGGGCCAGATCGTGGAGGAAGCGGACACCGACGATCTCTATGAAACGCCGCGGCACCCCTACACGCAGGCCCTGCTGTCCGCCATCCCGGACATCTCGGCGGCGTCCCGGCGCGGCGGGACGCGGCGCATCGTGCTCAAGGGCGACCCGCCCAGTCCCGCGCGGCCGCCTGGCGGCTGCCATTTCCACACCCGCTGCCCTTATGCCCGGGAACGCTGCACGAAAGAGATGCCCACCCTGCGGCCCTTGGCCATGGGGCACGCGGCGCGCTGCCATTTCGCGGAAGAGATAGGCGCCTGA